Proteins encoded within one genomic window of Felis catus isolate Fca126 chromosome C1, F.catus_Fca126_mat1.0, whole genome shotgun sequence:
- the TMEM69 gene encoding transmembrane protein 69 isoform X2: MLHFIQKFSQASSKMLKYPFTFRLGASRIETLSLKTCLQQNFSPLLPGPWFFSSFPVYMNKTQYYHTSPCSFKKQQKQEVLPTKPPGAITFLLESPKPLLYIILAGVIPFVAPPLVMVMAKTYIPLLAFTQMAYGASFLSFLGGIKWGFALPEDNTAKPDFLSLASSTPPLLFSWFAFLISERLSEAIVTVIIGLGIALHIELFLLPHYPNWFKVLKIVVTLVALLSFVITLLVKDIYPEKGLKKPGQVE, translated from the coding sequence TACCCTTTCACATTCCGACTAGGAGCCAGCAGAATAGAAACACTTTCTCTCAAGACATGTCTCCAGCAAAACTTTTCCCCTTTGTTGCCAGGGCCTTGGTTTTTCTCATCATTTCCAGTGTATATGAACAAGACACAATACTATCATACTTCCCCATGCAGCTTTAAGAAGCAGCAGAAGCAAGAAGTCCTTCCAACCAAGCCACCAGGCGCCATAACTTTCCTGCTTGAAAGCCCAAAGCCACTATTATACATAATTCTGGCAGGAGTAATCCCCTTTGTTGCTCCACCACTGGTCATGGTGATGGCAAAGACTTATATCCCCTTATTAGCTTTTACTCAGATGGCTTATGGAGCCAGTTTCCTATCTTTCTTGGGAGGGATCAAATGGGGTTTTGCTCTGCCAGAAGATAATACAGCCAAACCAGACTTCCTCAGTTTAGCTAGTAGTAcgcctcctcttctgttttcatgGTTTGCCTTCCTTATTTCTGAAAGACTCAGTGAAGCTATAGTCACAGTAATAATAGGTTTGGGGATAGCATTACACATTGAACTTTTTCTCTTGCCACATTATCCCAACTGGTTCAAAGTCCTTAAGATAGTAGTCACTTTAGTGGCTTTGCTTTCATTTGTAATCACTTTACTAGTTAAAGATATTTATCCAGAGAAAGGACTCAAGAAGCCTGGTCaagtagaataa
- the TMEM69 gene encoding transmembrane protein 69 isoform X1, translating into MLHFIQKFSQASSKILLSWDKMLKYPFTFRLGASRIETLSLKTCLQQNFSPLLPGPWFFSSFPVYMNKTQYYHTSPCSFKKQQKQEVLPTKPPGAITFLLESPKPLLYIILAGVIPFVAPPLVMVMAKTYIPLLAFTQMAYGASFLSFLGGIKWGFALPEDNTAKPDFLSLASSTPPLLFSWFAFLISERLSEAIVTVIIGLGIALHIELFLLPHYPNWFKVLKIVVTLVALLSFVITLLVKDIYPEKGLKKPGQVE; encoded by the coding sequence TACCCTTTCACATTCCGACTAGGAGCCAGCAGAATAGAAACACTTTCTCTCAAGACATGTCTCCAGCAAAACTTTTCCCCTTTGTTGCCAGGGCCTTGGTTTTTCTCATCATTTCCAGTGTATATGAACAAGACACAATACTATCATACTTCCCCATGCAGCTTTAAGAAGCAGCAGAAGCAAGAAGTCCTTCCAACCAAGCCACCAGGCGCCATAACTTTCCTGCTTGAAAGCCCAAAGCCACTATTATACATAATTCTGGCAGGAGTAATCCCCTTTGTTGCTCCACCACTGGTCATGGTGATGGCAAAGACTTATATCCCCTTATTAGCTTTTACTCAGATGGCTTATGGAGCCAGTTTCCTATCTTTCTTGGGAGGGATCAAATGGGGTTTTGCTCTGCCAGAAGATAATACAGCCAAACCAGACTTCCTCAGTTTAGCTAGTAGTAcgcctcctcttctgttttcatgGTTTGCCTTCCTTATTTCTGAAAGACTCAGTGAAGCTATAGTCACAGTAATAATAGGTTTGGGGATAGCATTACACATTGAACTTTTTCTCTTGCCACATTATCCCAACTGGTTCAAAGTCCTTAAGATAGTAGTCACTTTAGTGGCTTTGCTTTCATTTGTAATCACTTTACTAGTTAAAGATATTTATCCAGAGAAAGGACTCAAGAAGCCTGGTCaagtagaataa